In a single window of the Motilibacter peucedani genome:
- a CDS encoding universal stress protein, translating to MTIVVGYVPKPEGRAALRRAAEDAQSRRERLVVVSSVRDASADGLADYERELSAVGAALQQAGIDYEVRQLVRGQDASEDLIAIAEEVQADVIVIGLRRRTPVGKLILGSNAQRILLDAPCPVLAVKAGEDDR from the coding sequence GTGACGATCGTGGTCGGCTACGTGCCCAAGCCCGAGGGCCGGGCCGCGCTGCGCCGGGCCGCCGAGGACGCCCAGAGCCGCCGCGAGCGCCTGGTCGTCGTCAGCTCGGTGCGCGACGCCTCCGCCGACGGCCTGGCCGACTACGAGCGCGAGCTGAGCGCGGTCGGCGCGGCGCTGCAGCAGGCGGGCATCGACTACGAGGTCCGGCAGCTCGTGCGCGGGCAGGACGCCTCCGAGGACCTCATCGCCATCGCCGAGGAGGTGCAGGCCGACGTCATCGTCATCGGGCTGCGCCGGCGCACCCCGGTCGGCAAGCTGATCCTCGGCAGCAACGCCCAGCGCATCCTGCTCGACGCCCCGTGCCCGGTCCTCGCCGTCAAGGCGGGCGAGGACGACCGCTGA
- a CDS encoding transglycosylase family protein, with translation MTLSRTLRPYAGRHRRPAPPSAAVPRAAVAIAGLGVTGAAFTATATSASAAPASTNASGSSSHGRTVAHRTPVLVFGAHGPAVRSLQARLGLDAVNGRFGVQTRAAVRAFQTRHGLHSTGVVDKLTWRALPAAKAISKPVAATKATTSRTKASTTRTKVSSKRVSRSDARVSDSVEGLNWSALARCEAGGNPRAYNAAGYYGLYQFSIGTWHGVGGSGTPSSASAEEQTYRAQLLYARRGSSPWPTCGRLLYS, from the coding sequence GTGACGCTCTCGCGTACCCTGCGGCCCTACGCCGGCCGCCACCGCCGTCCTGCCCCGCCCAGCGCCGCCGTCCCGCGCGCTGCCGTCGCCATCGCCGGGCTCGGCGTCACAGGGGCCGCGTTCACGGCGACGGCCACCAGCGCGTCGGCCGCGCCCGCCTCGACCAACGCGTCGGGCAGCTCGTCCCACGGCCGCACCGTCGCCCACCGCACCCCGGTCCTCGTCTTCGGCGCCCACGGCCCGGCCGTGCGCAGCCTGCAGGCCCGGCTCGGCCTCGACGCGGTCAACGGCCGCTTCGGCGTCCAGACCCGCGCCGCGGTGCGCGCCTTCCAGACCCGCCACGGGCTGCACTCCACCGGCGTGGTCGACAAGCTGACCTGGCGCGCCCTGCCCGCCGCGAAGGCGATCAGCAAGCCGGTCGCCGCCACGAAGGCCACGACCTCGCGCACCAAGGCGTCGACGACGCGCACGAAGGTCTCGAGCAAGCGGGTGTCCCGCTCCGACGCGCGCGTCTCCGACAGCGTCGAGGGCCTCAACTGGTCGGCGCTCGCGCGCTGCGAGGCCGGCGGCAACCCCCGCGCCTACAACGCGGCCGGCTACTACGGCCTCTACCAGTTCAGCATCGGCACCTGGCACGGCGTCGGCGGCAGCGGCACCCCCTCCTCGGCCAGCGCCGAGGAGCAGACCTACCGCGCCCAGCTGCTCTACGCGCGCCGCGGCTCGAGCCCGTGGCCGACCTGCGGCCGGCTGCTCTACAGCTGA
- a CDS encoding DUF3072 domain-containing protein, which yields MSEQDDTTTGTTGTTDETTGSTTSGSGRSAEKDPSDWVTGDEPSTGPQESYLATLAREAGEPAPEGLTKAEASEEIDRLQEQTGRG from the coding sequence ATGAGTGAGCAGGACGACACCACGACCGGCACGACCGGCACGACCGACGAGACGACGGGGAGCACGACCAGCGGGAGCGGGCGCTCCGCGGAGAAGGACCCCAGCGACTGGGTGACGGGCGACGAGCCGTCGACCGGCCCCCAGGAGAGCTACCTGGCGACGCTGGCCCGCGAGGCGGGGGAGCCGGCGCCCGAGGGACTGACCAAGGCCGAGGCCAGCGAGGAGATCGACCGGCTCCAGGAGCAGACGGGCCGGGGCTGA